One Mesorhizobium loti genomic window carries:
- a CDS encoding sugar ABC transporter permease, with protein MKPGRLIGRIVLAFAGFMAVFPLLWTALNALKNNVDIITRVPRLVFTPTWANIGYILGRDSVLTGLYNSVVACGSAVLIGVVLGLPAAYAVARYPNRWAGDIQFFVLSLRFLPPVAVAIPLMVIWLQVGLYDTLPALIITYSLLTISVIMWLAIPAFQGVPKEIEEAAFVDGYGAYSVFWRIALPVAARSLAGAVAFSFVLVWNEFLIALMLSSSNAKTLPIVASELSQQGMNVPWGILNASVVLLSLPPLLFLGVLSGFLNSIFRQKKS; from the coding sequence ATGAAGCCCGGCAGGCTCATCGGCAGGATCGTGCTGGCCTTTGCCGGCTTCATGGCCGTGTTCCCGCTGTTGTGGACGGCGCTCAATGCGCTGAAGAACAATGTCGACATCATCACCCGCGTGCCGCGCCTGGTGTTCACGCCGACATGGGCCAATATCGGCTATATCCTCGGCCGCGACAGCGTGCTCACCGGGCTCTACAACTCGGTCGTCGCCTGCGGCTCGGCCGTGCTGATCGGTGTCGTGCTCGGCCTGCCGGCAGCTTACGCGGTGGCGCGCTATCCCAACCGCTGGGCCGGCGACATACAGTTCTTCGTGCTGTCGCTGCGCTTCCTGCCGCCGGTGGCGGTCGCCATCCCGCTGATGGTGATCTGGCTGCAGGTCGGCCTCTACGACACTTTGCCGGCGCTGATCATCACCTATTCGCTGCTCACCATCTCGGTGATCATGTGGCTCGCCATCCCCGCCTTCCAAGGCGTGCCGAAGGAGATCGAGGAAGCCGCCTTCGTCGATGGCTACGGCGCCTATTCGGTGTTCTGGCGCATCGCGCTGCCTGTCGCCGCCCGCTCCCTGGCAGGCGCCGTCGCCTTCAGCTTCGTGCTGGTCTGGAACGAATTCCTGATCGCCCTGATGCTGTCGAGCTCCAACGCCAAGACCTTGCCGATCGTCGCCTCCGAACTCTCCCAGCAAGGCATGAATGTGCCATGGGGCATTCTCAACGCCTCGGTCGTGCTGCTGTCGCTGCCGCCGCTGCTGTTCCTTGGCGTGCTCAGCGGCTTCCTGAATTCCATTTTCCGGCAAAAAAAGAGTTGA
- a CDS encoding alcohol dehydrogenase gives MRALVLEKKGELSLREVALPLDVGPDDVKIAIHTVGVCGSDVHYYTHGAIGSYVVRAPMVLGHEAAGTVVETGANVVTFKVGDRVCMEPGVPNMSSRATKLGIYNVDPDVRFWATPPVHGVLAPYAVHPAAFTYKLPDNVSFAEGAMVEPFAIGMQAASRARIVPGDVAVVVGCGPIGIMIALAALAGGCSKVLISDFSAPKLKIAAQYAGIVPVNIGEQSLVDAVAAATDNWGADIVFEASGSPKAFADLFDVVRPGGAVVLVGLPVEPVALNVPAAISKEVRIETVFRYANIFDRALQLIASGKVDLKPLITGTYDFADSIEAFERAAQGNPEDVKLQILLSGEKG, from the coding sequence ATGCGGGCACTGGTGCTTGAGAAAAAAGGCGAACTGTCGCTGCGCGAGGTCGCGCTGCCGCTCGATGTCGGGCCGGACGACGTCAAGATAGCCATCCATACTGTCGGCGTCTGCGGCAGCGACGTGCACTATTACACCCATGGCGCCATCGGCAGCTATGTCGTGCGCGCACCCATGGTGCTCGGCCACGAAGCCGCGGGAACCGTCGTCGAGACCGGCGCCAATGTCGTGACTTTCAAGGTCGGCGACCGCGTCTGCATGGAGCCGGGCGTGCCGAACATGTCGTCGCGCGCGACAAAGCTCGGCATCTACAATGTCGACCCCGACGTCCGTTTCTGGGCGACGCCGCCGGTGCATGGCGTGCTGGCGCCCTATGCGGTGCATCCCGCCGCCTTCACCTACAAACTACCGGACAATGTCTCCTTCGCCGAGGGCGCGATGGTCGAGCCCTTCGCCATCGGCATGCAGGCGGCAAGCCGTGCCCGCATCGTCCCCGGCGACGTCGCCGTCGTCGTCGGCTGCGGCCCGATCGGCATCATGATCGCGCTTGCCGCCCTGGCCGGTGGCTGCTCGAAAGTGCTGATTTCCGATTTCTCCGCGCCCAAGCTCAAGATCGCCGCGCAATATGCCGGCATCGTGCCGGTCAACATAGGCGAGCAGTCGCTGGTCGACGCGGTCGCGGCGGCGACCGACAATTGGGGTGCCGATATCGTCTTCGAGGCCAGCGGCAGCCCGAAAGCCTTCGCCGACCTGTTCGATGTCGTGCGGCCGGGCGGCGCTGTGGTGCTGGTCGGCCTGCCGGTTGAGCCGGTGGCCCTCAACGTGCCTGCGGCGATCTCCAAGGAAGTACGCATCGAGACGGTGTTCCGCTATGCCAACATCTTCGACCGCGCCTTGCAGCTCATCGCCTCCGGCAAGGTCGACCTCAAGCCGCTGATCACCGGCACCTATGACTTCGCCGACAGCATCGAGGCCTTCGAGCGGGCCGCCCAAGGCAATCCGGAAGACGTCAAGCTGCAGATCCTGCTCAGCGGCGAGAAGGGATGA
- a CDS encoding ATPase component of ABC-type sugar transporter, with protein sequence MSAIVCSHVDKAYGATTVIRDLNLSIEEHEFVVFLGPSGCGKSTLLRMLAGLEDISGGEVSIGGKVVNDLDPGDRGIAMVFQNYALYPHMTIFDNIAFGLRRQKVPAAEIHKRVEAVSGTLGLQPYLGRKPAELSGGQQQRVAIARAMIKTPKVFLFDEPLSNLDAKLRNHMRVEIARLHQSLKTTTVYVTHDQLEAMTLADRIVLLKEGVIEQIGSPAEIYRRPGNMFVAGFIGTPNMNFVDVTVSRAGNGWTLTGAGTVLSIDGSGFHLEAGHRAVLGIRPPDLKTAGAGTAGILQGTADLIEFHGNDALVTFGSGGKEVSALVPARECPVLNAPVRYTFEEESIHLFDATSGASLRKQ encoded by the coding sequence ATGTCCGCGATCGTTTGCTCCCATGTCGACAAGGCCTATGGCGCCACCACGGTCATCCGCGACCTCAACCTCTCGATCGAGGAACATGAATTCGTCGTGTTCCTCGGCCCGTCCGGCTGCGGCAAGTCGACCTTGCTGCGCATGCTGGCAGGGCTGGAGGACATCAGCGGCGGCGAGGTCTCGATCGGCGGCAAGGTGGTCAACGATCTCGATCCGGGCGACCGCGGCATCGCCATGGTGTTCCAGAACTACGCGCTCTATCCGCATATGACGATCTTCGACAACATCGCCTTCGGGCTGCGCCGGCAGAAGGTGCCGGCGGCCGAGATCCACAAGCGGGTCGAAGCGGTGTCGGGGACACTCGGGCTGCAGCCCTATCTCGGCCGCAAGCCGGCCGAGCTTTCCGGCGGCCAGCAGCAGCGCGTCGCCATCGCGCGGGCGATGATCAAGACGCCAAAAGTGTTCCTGTTCGACGAGCCGCTTTCCAATCTCGATGCGAAGCTGCGCAACCATATGCGTGTCGAGATCGCGCGCCTGCACCAGTCGCTGAAGACCACCACCGTCTATGTCACCCATGACCAGCTCGAGGCGATGACGCTCGCCGATCGCATCGTGCTGCTCAAGGAGGGTGTAATCGAGCAGATCGGCTCTCCGGCGGAAATCTACCGTCGGCCCGGAAACATGTTCGTGGCCGGTTTCATCGGCACGCCGAACATGAATTTTGTCGATGTGACGGTCAGCCGGGCCGGCAATGGCTGGACATTGACTGGCGCCGGAACGGTGCTTTCGATAGATGGCTCGGGCTTTCATCTTGAGGCAGGCCACCGCGCCGTGCTGGGTATCCGGCCGCCGGACCTGAAGACGGCCGGCGCCGGGACCGCCGGCATCTTGCAAGGCACGGCAGATCTCATCGAATTTCACGGCAATGACGCGCTGGTGACGTTCGGCTCCGGCGGCAAGGAGGTCAGCGCGCTGGTTCCGGCCCGCGAATGCCCGGTGCTGAATGCTCCTGTCCGCTACACATTCGAGGAAGAAAGCATCCATTTGTTCGATGCGACGTCGGGCGCGTCGCTGCGCAAGCAATAG
- a CDS encoding ribitol kinase, with amino-acid sequence MTKQFVCAVDVGTGSARAGILDASGTLLGRADRPIAMNQPKPDHAEHDSRDIWSAVCAAVRAAREKAGVATQDIVGISFDATCSLVVRNRQGDQLSVSTTGDKRWDTIVWLDHRAIAEADECTESSHEVLNYIGGVMSPEMATPKLMWLKRNLPDTWKEAGYLFDLADFLTWQATGSLARSQCTLTAKWTYLAHEESAWQRDFFEIVGLGDLFEHGNLPERASPVGADIGPLTAQAAAELGLSENCRVGAGVIDAYAGALGVLGGFAGDEQDIGRHLALIAGTSSCVMAMSPDPQPFAGVWGPYYGAALPKLWLSEGGQSATGALLDHIIRWHGAGGEPDAAMHAKIARRVAELRATEGENLAARLHVLPDFHGNRSPLADPHAVGVVSGLTLDSSFDSLCKLYWRTAVGIALGVRHVLEALNENGYLIDTLHVTGGHTKNPLLMELYADATGCTVVEPLADEAVLLGTGMVAATAAGLFPDLNAACLAMQQGGKTRAANKAAGVRFDRDYRIFLEMHRQRQALDAIR; translated from the coding sequence TTGACGAAACAGTTTGTTTGCGCGGTCGATGTCGGCACCGGGAGCGCTCGCGCGGGCATTCTCGACGCCAGTGGTACCTTGCTCGGCCGCGCCGATCGGCCGATCGCCATGAACCAGCCAAAGCCCGATCACGCCGAGCATGATTCGCGCGATATCTGGTCGGCCGTCTGCGCCGCCGTGCGCGCCGCCCGCGAAAAGGCCGGCGTCGCGACACAAGACATTGTCGGCATCTCCTTTGATGCCACCTGCTCGCTTGTTGTCCGAAACCGGCAAGGCGATCAGCTCAGCGTCTCGACCACCGGCGACAAGCGTTGGGACACCATCGTCTGGCTCGACCACCGCGCCATTGCCGAAGCCGACGAATGCACAGAGAGCAGCCACGAGGTGCTCAACTATATTGGCGGCGTGATGTCGCCGGAGATGGCGACGCCGAAGCTAATGTGGCTGAAGCGCAATCTGCCTGATACCTGGAAGGAAGCCGGCTATCTATTCGACCTGGCCGATTTCCTGACCTGGCAGGCAACCGGTTCGCTGGCCCGCTCGCAATGCACGCTGACCGCCAAATGGACTTATCTGGCGCATGAGGAAAGCGCCTGGCAGCGCGATTTCTTCGAAATCGTCGGTCTCGGCGATCTCTTCGAGCACGGCAATCTGCCGGAGCGGGCCAGCCCGGTCGGCGCCGACATTGGTCCGCTGACGGCGCAAGCGGCGGCGGAGCTCGGCCTGAGCGAAAACTGCCGGGTCGGCGCCGGGGTCATCGATGCCTATGCCGGCGCGCTTGGCGTGCTTGGCGGCTTTGCCGGCGACGAGCAGGATATCGGCCGGCATCTGGCGCTGATCGCGGGCACGTCGAGCTGCGTGATGGCGATGTCGCCCGACCCGCAGCCTTTCGCCGGGGTCTGGGGTCCCTATTACGGCGCGGCGCTGCCGAAGCTGTGGCTGTCGGAAGGCGGCCAGTCGGCCACCGGCGCCCTGCTCGACCACATCATCCGCTGGCACGGCGCCGGCGGCGAGCCGGATGCCGCCATGCATGCCAAGATCGCCAGGCGGGTTGCCGAACTGCGCGCCACCGAGGGCGAGAACCTCGCCGCACGGTTGCATGTCCTGCCGGACTTTCACGGCAACCGCTCGCCGCTTGCCGACCCGCATGCCGTCGGCGTCGTCAGCGGGCTGACGCTGGATTCCTCCTTCGACAGCCTGTGCAAGCTCTACTGGCGCACCGCCGTCGGCATCGCGCTCGGCGTGCGCCATGTGCTGGAGGCGCTGAACGAGAACGGCTATCTGATCGACACGCTGCATGTCACCGGCGGCCACACCAAGAACCCGCTGCTGATGGAGCTCTATGCCGACGCCACCGGCTGCACGGTGGTCGAGCCGCTGGCCGACGAGGCGGTGCTGCTCGGCACCGGCATGGTCGCCGCCACCGCCGCGGGGCTTTTCCCCGACCTCAACGCCGCCTGTCTTGCCATGCAGCAGGGCGGCAAGACGCGTGCCGCCAACAAGGCCGCCGGCGTTCGATTTGATCGCGACTACCGGATTTTCCTGGAAATGCACCGCCAGCGCCAGGCGCTCGACGCGATCCGTTAG
- a CDS encoding HAD-superfamily hydrolase: MTPELVIFDCDGVLVDSEALSVSALLGMIELAGGSVSEDAAYEHFLGKSMKSVREILGRDFGLEITDQHLTAMRVDLMQKFREELRPIPGIKEMLPKLGLPFCVASSGTLERIRYALEVTGLLGLMEPHLFSAAMVAKGKPAPDLFLHAAASMRAHPRKCLVIEDSPAGVAAARAAGMRVFAFTGGAHAGNPALKARLASSEPDFIFADMLQLPDLIAGLGARVRAS, translated from the coding sequence ATGACGCCTGAACTGGTCATCTTCGACTGCGACGGCGTGCTGGTCGACAGCGAAGCACTTTCCGTCTCGGCGCTGCTCGGCATGATCGAACTTGCCGGCGGCAGCGTCAGTGAGGACGCCGCCTACGAGCATTTCCTCGGCAAGAGCATGAAAAGCGTGCGCGAGATCCTTGGCCGCGACTTCGGCCTGGAGATCACCGATCAGCATCTGACCGCGATGCGCGTCGACCTGATGCAAAAGTTCCGCGAGGAGCTGAGGCCGATTCCCGGCATCAAGGAAATGTTGCCGAAGCTTGGCCTGCCGTTTTGTGTCGCCTCCTCCGGCACGCTGGAACGCATCCGCTATGCGCTCGAGGTCACCGGCCTGCTCGGGCTGATGGAACCGCATCTGTTCAGCGCCGCCATGGTCGCCAAGGGAAAGCCGGCGCCCGACCTTTTCCTGCATGCCGCCGCCAGCATGCGGGCGCATCCGCGCAAATGCCTCGTCATCGAGGACAGCCCGGCCGGTGTCGCGGCGGCGCGCGCGGCGGGCATGCGCGTCTTTGCCTTCACCGGTGGCGCACACGCCGGCAACCCCGCACTGAAAGCGCGGCTTGCGTCGAGTGAACCGGACTTTATATTCGCTGACATGCTGCAATTGCCCGATCTGATTGCAGGCCTGGGAGCGAGAGTTAGAGCATCTTGA
- a CDS encoding mannitol dehydrogenase domain-containing protein, which yields MTVKLSSATLANLPAKVAGPKYDRARLKAGIVHFGVGNFHRSHQAVYLDDLFNAGIGHDWALVGAGVFEGEKIGRGKLEAQDWLTTVVEQDDGHMSARVTGAMIDFLMPGDAAGIIDRLADPAIKIVSLTITEGGYFIDPASGKFNPAHPDIVADAQPGATPKTVFGIILAGLVRRRDEGTVPFTVMSCDNIPHNGHVTSDGVIGLARLIDEDLASWVSGHVAFPNGMVDRITPATTDRERGILAKDFGVEDAWPVFCEPFRQWVLEDRFTDGRPPLEKVGVQFVKDVAPYELMKIRILNGGHATIAYPAGLMDIHFVHEAMQEPLVRGFLDKLEHDEIIPTVPPVPDTVLEDYYQLIEKRFSNPKIGDTVRRLCLDGSNRQPKFIIPTIADRLKAGKGVAGLALESALWCRYCFGTTDSGAVIEPNDPSWDRLQATARAAKDAPAAWLAMEDIYGDVGRATAFVEAFGHALNVLWANGARATLTRYIAGKL from the coding sequence ATGACCGTGAAACTCTCTTCCGCCACTCTCGCCAACCTCCCCGCCAAGGTCGCGGGTCCGAAATACGACCGTGCCAGGCTGAAGGCCGGCATCGTGCATTTCGGCGTCGGCAATTTCCATCGCTCGCACCAGGCCGTCTATCTCGACGATCTGTTCAATGCGGGCATCGGCCATGACTGGGCGCTGGTCGGCGCCGGCGTGTTCGAGGGCGAGAAGATCGGGCGCGGCAAGCTGGAAGCGCAGGACTGGCTGACCACGGTGGTCGAGCAGGATGACGGCCATATGAGCGCACGCGTTACCGGCGCGATGATCGACTTCCTGATGCCGGGCGATGCGGCCGGCATCATCGATCGCCTGGCCGATCCTGCAATCAAGATCGTTTCGCTGACCATCACCGAAGGCGGCTATTTCATCGATCCGGCGTCGGGCAAATTCAACCCGGCCCATCCGGATATCGTTGCCGACGCGCAGCCCGGCGCGACGCCAAAGACGGTGTTCGGCATCATCCTCGCCGGACTGGTGCGCCGGCGCGACGAAGGCACCGTGCCGTTCACCGTGATGTCCTGCGACAACATCCCCCACAATGGCCATGTCACCTCGGACGGCGTCATCGGTCTGGCGCGGCTGATCGACGAGGATCTGGCCAGCTGGGTCAGCGGCCATGTCGCCTTTCCCAATGGCATGGTGGATCGCATCACGCCTGCCACCACCGACCGCGAGCGCGGCATCCTGGCCAAGGATTTCGGCGTCGAGGACGCCTGGCCGGTGTTCTGTGAGCCGTTCCGGCAATGGGTGCTGGAGGACCGTTTCACCGATGGCCGTCCGCCGCTGGAAAAGGTCGGCGTGCAGTTCGTCAAGGACGTCGCCCCCTACGAATTGATGAAGATCCGCATCCTCAATGGCGGCCATGCCACCATTGCCTATCCGGCCGGGCTGATGGACATCCATTTCGTGCATGAGGCAATGCAGGAGCCGCTGGTGCGCGGCTTTCTCGACAAGCTCGAGCATGACGAGATCATCCCGACGGTGCCGCCGGTGCCGGACACGGTGCTGGAGGATTATTACCAGCTCATCGAGAAGCGCTTCTCCAATCCCAAGATCGGCGACACCGTCCGCCGGCTCTGCCTCGACGGCTCCAACCGCCAGCCGAAATTCATCATCCCGACCATCGCCGACCGGCTGAAGGCCGGAAAAGGTGTTGCCGGCCTGGCGCTGGAATCAGCACTTTGGTGCCGCTACTGCTTCGGCACGACCGACAGCGGCGCCGTCATCGAACCCAACGACCCGAGCTGGGACCGGCTGCAGGCGACGGCAAGGGCGGCAAAGGACGCCCCCGCCGCCTGGCTCGCCATGGAGGACATCTATGGCGATGTCGGCCGCGCCACAGCCTTCGTCGAGGCCTTCGGCCATGCGCTCAACGTGCTGTGGGCGAATGGCGCGCGCGCCACGCTGACCCGCTACATCGCCGGCAAGCTCTGA
- a CDS encoding ABC transporter, whose protein sequence is MGNITLKNVSKSFGATSIIPGLDLVIENGEFVVFVGPSGCGKSTLLRLIAGLEDTSGGSINIDGRDVTGEAPAKRKLAMVFQSYALYPHMTVAKNIGFPLKMAGEDKATIDKKVADAARVLNLTNYLERRPGQLSGGQRQRVAIGRAIVRQPTAFLFDEPLSNLDAALRGTMRLEISELHHQLKTTMIYVTHDQVEAMTMADKIVVLNAGNIEQVGSPMELYKTPKNLFVAGFIGSPKMNLIEGAPAAKYGAKTIGIRPEHMEISTTAGEWKATVGVAEHLGSDTFLHVQTDGVGPLTVRADGELAVHHGDTIYLTPDKAKLHRFGADGKAM, encoded by the coding sequence ATGGGAAACATCACGCTCAAGAACGTCTCCAAGTCCTTCGGGGCGACGTCTATCATCCCCGGCCTCGACCTGGTGATCGAGAATGGCGAGTTCGTCGTCTTCGTCGGCCCGTCGGGTTGCGGCAAGTCCACGCTGCTGCGGCTGATCGCCGGGCTGGAGGACACCAGCGGCGGCAGCATCAACATCGATGGCCGTGATGTCACCGGCGAAGCGCCGGCCAAACGCAAGCTCGCCATGGTGTTCCAGTCCTACGCGCTCTATCCGCACATGACGGTGGCCAAGAACATCGGCTTCCCGCTGAAGATGGCCGGTGAAGACAAGGCCACCATCGACAAGAAGGTGGCAGACGCGGCGCGGGTGCTCAACCTCACCAACTACCTGGAACGCCGGCCTGGCCAGCTTTCCGGCGGCCAGCGCCAGCGCGTCGCCATCGGTCGTGCCATCGTGCGTCAGCCGACCGCCTTCCTGTTCGACGAACCGCTGTCCAACCTCGACGCCGCCTTGCGTGGCACGATGCGGCTGGAGATCAGCGAGCTGCATCATCAGCTCAAGACCACCATGATCTACGTCACCCACGACCAGGTCGAGGCCATGACCATGGCCGACAAGATCGTGGTGCTGAATGCCGGCAATATCGAGCAGGTCGGCTCGCCGATGGAACTCTACAAGACGCCGAAGAACCTGTTCGTCGCCGGCTTCATCGGCTCGCCAAAGATGAACCTCATCGAAGGCGCGCCGGCGGCCAAATACGGCGCCAAGACCATCGGCATCCGTCCGGAACACATGGAAATCTCGACCACGGCGGGCGAATGGAAAGCCACCGTCGGCGTTGCCGAGCATCTGGGCTCCGACACGTTCCTGCACGTTCAAACTGACGGCGTCGGGCCGCTGACGGTGCGCGCCGATGGCGAGCTCGCCGTCCATCACGGCGACACCATCTACCTGACGCCCGACAAGGCCAAGCTGCATCGCTTCGGTGCCGACGGAAAGGCAATGTGA
- a CDS encoding sorbitol/mannitol ABC transporter permease, translating into MARAVTTQHKVIATGAAWIVALLIFFPILYTIITSFKSEQEAIQGFALIPSGTFESYTEVQAQSGYFKFFFNSVLLSVGSTILALLVAIPAAWSMAFSPTKRTKDILMWMLSTKMMPAVAVLFPIYLIFRDTGLLDSRVGLMVMLMLINLPIVVWMLYTYFREIPGEILEAARMDGASLWNEIIYVLTPMAVPGIASTMLLNIILAWNEAFWTIRLTTTDAAPLTAFISSFSSPQGLFWAKLSAASTLAIAPILIMGWFSQKQLVRGLTFGAVK; encoded by the coding sequence ATGGCACGTGCAGTCACCACCCAACACAAGGTCATTGCGACAGGCGCCGCCTGGATCGTCGCCCTGCTGATCTTCTTCCCGATCCTCTACACGATCATCACCTCGTTCAAGTCGGAACAAGAGGCGATCCAGGGCTTCGCCCTGATCCCGTCGGGGACATTCGAGAGCTATACAGAGGTCCAGGCGCAGAGCGGCTACTTCAAGTTCTTCTTCAATTCGGTGCTGCTCTCGGTCGGCTCGACCATCCTGGCCCTGCTGGTCGCCATACCGGCGGCATGGTCGATGGCGTTCTCGCCGACCAAGCGGACCAAGGACATATTGATGTGGATGCTGTCCACCAAGATGATGCCGGCGGTCGCGGTGCTGTTCCCGATCTACCTCATCTTCCGCGACACCGGCCTGCTCGACAGCCGCGTCGGCCTGATGGTCATGCTGATGCTGATCAACCTGCCGATCGTGGTGTGGATGCTCTACACCTACTTCCGCGAGATCCCCGGCGAGATCCTGGAGGCGGCGCGCATGGACGGCGCCTCGCTGTGGAACGAGATCATCTATGTGCTGACGCCGATGGCGGTGCCCGGCATTGCCTCGACCATGCTCTTGAACATCATCCTGGCCTGGAACGAGGCGTTCTGGACGATCCGCCTGACCACCACGGATGCCGCTCCGCTCACCGCCTTCATCAGTTCGTTCTCCAGCCCGCAAGGCCTGTTCTGGGCCAAGCTTTCGGCCGCCTCGACGCTGGCGATCGCGCCAATCCTGATCATGGGCTGGTTCAGCCAAAAGCAGCTGGTGCGCGGCCTGACCTTTGGCGCCGTGAAATAA
- a CDS encoding sorbitol/mannitol ABC transporter permease, giving the protein MATQQTRSLARFMMAPSVVLLFVWMIVPLVITLWFSFQQYNPLNPIRDGFVGFSNYALFYSNPAFLQSILNTLILVVSVLLITVIGGILLALLIDQPMWGQGIVRILVISPFFVMPPVAALVWKNMIMHPQYGVFADIARFFGAQPIDWFGQHPMTAIIIIVAWQWLPFATLILLTALQSLDGEQKEAAEMDGAGFISRFIYLTLPHMSRAITVVILIQTIFLLSVYAEILVTTNGGPGYASTNLPFLVYQKALLEFKIGQASAGGVIAVILANIVAFFAMRAVGKNLDK; this is encoded by the coding sequence ATGGCTACTCAGCAGACCCGTTCGCTTGCCCGTTTCATGATGGCGCCATCCGTCGTGCTGCTGTTCGTCTGGATGATCGTGCCGCTGGTCATCACGCTGTGGTTCTCCTTCCAGCAGTACAATCCGCTCAACCCGATCCGCGACGGCTTCGTTGGTTTCTCCAACTACGCGCTGTTCTACTCCAACCCCGCCTTCCTGCAATCGATCCTCAACACTTTGATCCTGGTGGTCAGCGTGCTGTTGATCACAGTGATCGGCGGCATCCTGCTGGCGCTTTTGATCGATCAGCCGATGTGGGGACAGGGGATCGTGCGCATCCTCGTCATTTCACCGTTCTTCGTCATGCCGCCGGTGGCCGCATTGGTTTGGAAGAACATGATCATGCACCCGCAATACGGGGTGTTCGCCGACATAGCGCGCTTCTTCGGGGCGCAACCGATCGACTGGTTCGGGCAACATCCGATGACGGCGATCATTATCATCGTCGCCTGGCAGTGGCTGCCTTTCGCGACATTGATCCTGTTGACCGCGCTGCAATCGCTCGACGGCGAACAGAAGGAAGCCGCCGAAATGGACGGCGCCGGCTTCATCAGCCGCTTCATCTATCTGACGCTGCCGCACATGTCGCGCGCCATCACCGTGGTCATCCTGATCCAGACCATCTTCCTGCTCTCGGTCTATGCCGAGATCCTGGTCACCACCAATGGCGGCCCCGGCTATGCCTCCACCAACCTGCCCTTCCTCGTCTACCAGAAGGCACTGCTGGAGTTCAAAATCGGCCAGGCATCCGCGGGCGGTGTGATCGCCGTCATTCTCGCCAACATCGTCGCCTTCTTCGCCATGCGCGCGGTCGGCAAGAACCTCGACAAGTAA
- a CDS encoding extracellular solute-binding protein: MKLRTLTLGLLSASALAFAAHAESITIATVNNGDMVRMQKLTEDFTKANPDIQLNWVTLEENVLRERVTTDIATKGGQYDVMTIGTYEVPIWAKQSWLLPLDKLGDDYDAKDIIPAIAGGLSVDGKLYAAPFYGESSFVMYRKDLMEKAGLKMPDAPTWDFIKQAADKMTDRANGVNGVCLRGKAGWGENMAFLTAMSNSFGARWFDENWKPQFDQPEWKNTLQFYVDLMKADGPEGASSNGFNENLALFQQGKCGMWIDATVAASFVSDPKNSTVADKVGYALAPDNGLGKRGNWLWAWSLAIPAGTKKADAAEKFVSWATSKHYAELVASKEGWANVPPGTRSSLYANAEYQKAAPFAKMTLDSINAADPTHPTVKPVPYVGVQFVAIPEFQGLGTTVGQLFSAALAGQSSVDDALKQAQDAATAAMTEGGYIK; encoded by the coding sequence ATGAAACTGCGCACGCTCACCCTGGGCTTGTTGTCGGCCAGCGCTCTCGCTTTTGCCGCACATGCCGAATCCATCACCATCGCCACCGTCAACAATGGCGATATGGTCCGCATGCAGAAGCTGACCGAAGACTTCACCAAGGCGAACCCCGACATCCAGCTCAACTGGGTCACACTCGAAGAGAACGTGCTGCGCGAGCGCGTTACCACCGACATCGCCACCAAGGGTGGCCAGTATGACGTGATGACCATCGGCACATACGAAGTGCCGATCTGGGCCAAGCAGAGCTGGCTTTTGCCGCTCGACAAGCTCGGCGACGACTATGACGCCAAGGACATCATCCCGGCCATTGCCGGCGGCCTTTCGGTCGACGGCAAGCTCTATGCCGCGCCCTTCTACGGCGAAAGCTCCTTCGTCATGTACCGCAAGGATTTGATGGAAAAGGCCGGGCTGAAGATGCCCGATGCGCCGACCTGGGACTTCATCAAGCAGGCCGCCGACAAGATGACCGACCGCGCCAATGGCGTGAACGGCGTGTGCCTGCGCGGCAAGGCCGGCTGGGGCGAGAACATGGCCTTCCTGACCGCCATGTCGAACTCCTTCGGCGCCCGCTGGTTCGACGAGAACTGGAAGCCGCAATTCGACCAGCCCGAATGGAAGAACACGCTGCAGTTCTATGTCGACCTGATGAAGGCCGACGGCCCGGAAGGCGCGTCCTCCAACGGCTTCAACGAAAACCTGGCGCTGTTCCAGCAGGGCAAGTGCGGCATGTGGATCGACGCCACCGTCGCGGCGTCCTTCGTTTCGGATCCGAAGAACTCGACCGTCGCCGACAAGGTCGGCTATGCGCTGGCGCCCGACAATGGCCTGGGCAAGCGCGGCAACTGGCTGTGGGCATGGTCGCTGGCCATTCCGGCCGGCACCAAGAAGGCCGACGCCGCCGAGAAGTTCGTGTCCTGGGCGACCAGCAAGCATTACGCCGAACTCGTCGCTTCGAAGGAAGGCTGGGCCAACGTTCCTCCGGGCACGCGTTCCTCGCTCTACGCCAATGCCGAGTACCAGAAGGCGGCTCCGTTCGCCAAGATGACGCTGGACTCGATCAACGCCGCCGACCCGACGCATCCGACCGTCAAGCCGGTGCCCTATGTCGGCGTCCAGTTCGTCGCCATCCCTGAGTTCCAGGGTCTTGGCACCACTGTCGGCCAGCTCTTCTCGGCGGCTCTTGCCGGCCAGTCGAGCGTCGACGATGCGCTGAAGCAGGCCCAGGACGCTGCCACCGCGGCAATGACCGAAGGCGGGTATATCAAGTAA